One Miscanthus floridulus cultivar M001 chromosome 11, ASM1932011v1, whole genome shotgun sequence DNA window includes the following coding sequences:
- the LOC136492319 gene encoding uncharacterized protein: MAETDAVRLAHEAREQREREAEDARHRQVEATRTATLDAYEAKHVDVHAAAIAVLNIKVLVPVILDRASNNYNRWRALFLVVLGKYALTDHVLTDVVNDDRSAWVQMERTVLMWIYGMINPDLQHSTMLKNPNARIAWTHLEDEFLGQRESRALLLSTEFRTEKQGASSITDFCRRLETMAPTLRDFGDPVGDRTLVLTLLRGLSGKFGPKVTNIKLRQPFPTFAEARTLLLLEEIDHNDVATKTDATPPLAPTALITGSSTSGLSSTVARPPPGRAPSGGAPIHNGQGGGSSGNQGNRYGRRCGRGGNKQQQHNDSNIGAPRPPPMLYNSWAGTVQFWSHPPSSGSAPGVPYRPPLAAFTVVPQSP; the protein is encoded by the coding sequence ATGGCAGAGACCGACGCCGTACGCCTAGCCCACGAAGCGCGCGAGCAGCGTGAACGCGAGGCCGAGGACGCTCGTCATCGTCAGGTCGAAGCCACCCGCACCGCCACTCTTGATGCCTATGAGGCCAAGCACGTCGACGTTCACGCCGCCGCCATTGCCGTCCTCAACATCAAGGTGCTGGTGCCGGTGATCCTCGACCGCGCCTCCAACAACTACAACCGCTGGCGTGCCCTCTTCCTTGTCGTCCTGGGCAAGTATGCCCTCACCGATCATGTCCTCACCGACGTGGTCAACGACGATCGGTCGGCATGGGTGCAGATGGAACGCACCGTCCTCATGTGGATTTACGGCATGATCAACCCCGATCTACAGCACTCCACGATGCTGAAGAACCCTAACGCGCGCATCGCCTGGACCCATCTCGAGGATGAATTCCTTGGCCAGCGTGAATCACGCGCACTGCTGCTGTCCACCGAGTTCCGCACGGAGAAGCAAGGGGCGTCCTCGATCACGGATTTCTGCCGCCGCCTCGAGACGATGGCACCGACTCTTCGCGACTTCGGTGATCCGGTTGGCGACCGCACCCTCGTCCTCACGCTTCTTCGCGGCCTCAGCGGTAAATTCGGGCCCAAGGTGACCAACATTAAGCTGCGGCAGCCGTTCCCCACCTTCGCGGAGGCACGCACGCTGCTTCTTCTTGAGGAGATCGACCACAACGACGTAGCCACCAAGACCGATGCCACGCCTCCTCTGGCTCCCACCGCCCTCATCACCGGCTCATCTACTTCCGGCTTGTCGTCCACCGTCGCTCGTCCTCCTCCAGGACGTGCTCCCTCGGGCGGCGCCCCTATCCACAACGGCCAAGGGGGCGGCTCTAGTGGCAATCAGGGCAACCGATATGGACGGCGCTGTGGCCGCGGtggcaacaagcagcagcagcacaacGACTCCAACATCGGTGCTCCTCGCCCACCGCCGATGCTCTATAACTCGTGGGCGGGCACGGTCCAATTCTGGTCGCACCCTCCATCCTCCGGCAGTGCCCCAGGGGTGCCCTACCGCCCACCACTAGCTGCCTTTACGGTTGTGCCTCAGTCGCCGTAG